Within the Musa acuminata AAA Group cultivar baxijiao chromosome BXJ2-9, Cavendish_Baxijiao_AAA, whole genome shotgun sequence genome, the region CATAGCTGGACTGATAATCTCCAGTTTTGTTTTTCATGAAATTCTTAGCTCCTTTATGTTGGAACCCTGTTCACTGCATTGATTAATATCAACTTATTTTTGTCCAGTACCCAGTTTTGACACCTTTTTGAACTGATACATTATCAGAATTTGGACAGTATACCAGCCTACAATGCCTAATATCACTGACCATAATAAAAATTGGATACTGACCCATACCAAGCTATATGGCATGGTACTGGTCCTTGGTCTGACTGGTAAATTCTGGCATTTGAAACCTTGATTGGCACTAGTTCAACCTGCAACTTTCTCATCCTTGAACTATTCATATTTGAAGCTCAAGATGGAGTTAGTTCCACCTGTATATGTCTTGGTTGGGGATTGACTGTTGATTGGATGCCTGTAGCAATGCAAGCAGGTCACTTTAAATATTTAAGGCGAACTAATCCTTATGTGACAAGGCAGACAATTCAGGAGCATGTTTCTGCTCCTTTTGTCTAAAAAGAGTTGGATTATTTCAGGAGTTAAATTACTCTCATGACTTCTTTTATTTGCTGTTCACATGCTGAGATATGCACAACAGTTCAAAAACCCCAATCAAGTGTGTTCAACCAGATTGACAAAGGAACAAAACCACATCGTGTAGGAGCATTTTGGTATCAGGGTTGAAATATCAGGGTTTCGCTATTAGAGGTTATAATAAGGGAGCATCTGCAAACTTCAGAAACAAGGATGTTTTTCTTCTTCTGAAAAAGTGAAAACCCAGTTTGGAGGGCTATTCCTAGTATGATTTCAAATGAGGAATGCAGTTGCTTAGAGCTTAAGATGAATCAATTTCTCGTCTCTTAAAAGTTGTGGAGTATTTATATTAGCAAAGTATGGGTTGGATATAAATGGCCAAGAAATGGCTGGGTTCCctatctctctttttttcttctctataAATGGCTGgtttccttctctctctttctttcttctctaaaTGTATGATCTAAATTCATCTCTTTTCTCTTTCAAATTGCTCTCTCTCAATAGTACAATGGGTTTTGGGTGTTCCTCTAGTACTGATAAGTTAATGTACATAGTTCATGTATGATCTCTAACGAACCCCTGCGAGGTTTCAATATGAACAAACGAGATGAGTATAGGAATATGAATCGGACTGAAGGGCTCTTATCAAATTTATTCTTTTGTTATTTGAAAAAGGAAAGCTTTGTCCATGCTAGCACTCATCTGCTTTTTTGTTATCTTGACTTCCTGATTAAAGTTATTAAGGAATACATCTTGTTGCATTTCTTGTGGGATGATTTTTGTTGTCGTCATCAGTTAAGGTCTTTTGTATGACAACAAATGTTAAGAGTTTTGCATAAGGTCCTCTTTGCTTAAGATGACTTCCTCGGTGTCTGTTTCCTTGCAGTTGATATTATCTCGGCCATTGAATTTGATAAATCTGGAGACCATCTTGCCACTGGAGATCGAGGAGGACGTGTTGTTTTATTTGAAAGGACAGATGTTAAGAATGTATGTTTACTTCCTTATCTTTGAGCTCTTGCCCATACCTGTCTTGTTGTGATCTTTGAAGTTTCATGTTTCGGTGTTTTTGTTCTGCAGTATGGCTCCCGAAAGGACATGGAGAAACAAGATCATTCAATTAGTAGGCACCCTGAGTTTCGCTACAAAACTGAGTTTCAAAGCCATGAACCTGAGGTACTTTGCTATAAGTAACAGCTATTTAAAATATGATTCACTTAATGTGAAATAGCAATTTGATGCAGATTTTTTATGTCTGTACCAGTTTGACTATCTTAAAAGCTTGGAAATAGAGGAGAAGATCAATAAAATCAAATGGTGTCAAACAGCCAATCatgctctttttcttctttctactAATGACAAGACAATTAAATACTGGAAGGTAGGCCTTATTCTCATTCATACTGACATTGTCATCTTTCTTACTCTTGATCACTGGTGATAACTTTCTTTTTGTAAAATTGTGATTCTCTTTTAAGTCAGAAATTGAATGTGCCTTTTCACTTTCTGCTCATTTATAAATAATCTGTTCATGTGATTCTGGCTCTTCTAGAAGAAATTGTATATgtttattattttcagtcttttaTTAGTTTCTTGTTGATCTTATTGTATCATCTTCCATTTCTGTTGTGGATCAGTAATGTTAGAGTGATATCTATGATAGCATATGCTACTCATGCTGAACTATGCCAGACATCAAACTTTGCACTTTGTTTTCTAAGAGTGCACCAAAAATTCACTCTGAGATCCACAGAGGTGGTGTTAACCTTGCTGTTTAGGACGTATCATGTTAGCAATTACATTTACCGAATATTTCTTTGGAATTGAAAATCTTTGGCTTTTGACCAAGATGCAGTTCCAGTTGCTGCAGTCCATTAATAGATTATGAATCCACCATCATTAAACTCTACTTAACTAAATATTGCTGTATTTTTGCTTTAAATTGTTTTGAAAATATTTACTATTACTGGCTGTTAAAAAAGATAGGTTGCATTTACATGGTGACTCTTGAAATTCTTGCACTTCTACTGGAATTGCATTTAATTTTAAAGAGTAGagaaaaatcatgacaaatgtctGATCCTTTTGCTTATATTTGTTGGGTTATTTTCAGTACAGTTGATGTCATGTCTCATTATTGATGGTTTTGTAGTATAAGACTGATTCTCAAGACTCAATTAACCTTGATTTCTAACCTTATGATTCTTGAGTAGGTTGTCTAGGTTATTTTATGATGTATgatgtttttaataatattattttcctgtAATAGATCTATTTGTAACTTCCTTATTTCATTTCTTGCATTTGCAATGTCATGTGTTCCTATTGAGAAAGCAAAGTGTGCTGAAAGTACAGTTGTTTCATATCAAAAGGACTAGTTTGATTGTTCCAAAGGaaggataaatatgtaaaaaaatcaaaagaagccCTAAGTTCTCATGTttttagtaaaaatatacttgtactgaatttagatttttttactaAATTGTTATAGATTTTTCTAGAAAATGAACTGTGATGGTTGTGAATCTTATGACTATGGAATTTGAGACTGTGTGGGTAGGCATGTCATAATGAAAACAAATTTAGAATTTGAGCTCTGttattaattttttcttttaaatctATACAGGTGGAAGAAAAAAAAGTCAAGAAGATTTCTGAGATGAATGTGGATGCTTTTCAAGCTGTAGGAAATGGCAGCATTTCTAGCTCAAGCATGACTAGTCCTATAGGATATCTTCCAAATGGCGGATGTTCTGAAAGACCGTACGGTCACTTTAGCTATGACTTATCGTTTCCTCCTGGAGGGTTTCCATCCCTACGTCTGCCAGTGGTAGTTGTACTTTACCCAGCCTATTGGACATACAAAATAGGATTACAACCTAGCTGCATGAATGTATATAATGCATTTAAAAGAAGTGCATCATTCAACAAATTGATTGGGTTGCTGTagctaactgcatctcacttgtaCATGCCTTGAATCTTCCCCAACATGTTATGCATTGATGTCTTCTTTTATTGGAGGTGAGCCATGGCCAATTGATAAGGTTTTTCCTTTACTACATGGGTGACCAGATCTCGAGTCACAAGAACAATCTCTTTGCTTGTGTATAAATCCTGCATATGCTGGAGGCTTGTACACTGGGAATGCCCTTCTTTTGTCTTCTTTAATTCATCTGCATCCGTTTCTGTCATGTTATTTCATGACTGCAGGTTTACTGTTAAGTCAGTGTAATGATCATTGAGTATGTTTGTTTGTATACATAGGTGACAAGTCAAGAGACAAGTCTCATTGCTAGATGTAGAAGGATATATTCTCATGCTCATGATTACCACATAAACTCCATTTCAAATAACAGGTgattatttatttcataattattttagtGTCCTATTTCCTATCTGAGTTCCATTTCTTTCATGCCTCAGTTGTTTTGTGCCTAAGCTCTTTTAATCTTTCTTTTCATCTTATCAGCTGGATGTTTCTTCTTAATTGTGTTTCTTTCTGTATCATGGATTAATTTCTATGTTCTGATTTGGTGTCACCATGgacctagtggtgccaccacctacgctTTTGGTTAGATTAAGACATCAATTCTGCTTTCTCTATGTTTGTATCAGTATGTTGTAATTTGATGAGAAAAGGGATCCTATTTTAAGTGATTACTTTATAAATTTTGCATCTGCTATCATTTAATTAtgctatataaaatattattattttagttaTGATTTGAAATTCACTTGTCTGCTGTCTTGAGCTTCATCGAAACAAACTGCTGATTTTCTTTCTTCCACTCAGTGATGGTGAGACGTTCATATCAGCAGATGATCTGCGAATAAATCTTTGGAATTTGGAAATCAGTAATCAAAGCTTTAATATTGTTGATGTGAAGCCTGCAAATATGGAGGATTTAACTGGTATTACTTCTTGATTATGAAGTTTTATTAATTCCTTGAGTGTTAAAGGTTTGAGTCTGCATTTTTAAGTTATAGTTACCCTTGCTATGAATCTAGGACATATCTAATGAAGATGCAGTGGTAATTTCCTCTCATAATTGTTTCATCAGAGATTGAAAGGACCTTCTTTTTCTGCCTGTCTAATTTTTTATGTCTTCAGAAATAATTCATTGCATAAGCCGTCTTCTATGGAAGAAATTGGAATGATATTCATTGTTCATTATATCTGTGGATCTAAAAATGACTTGAAGTGGCTCCAGTGAAGCTGCTTTATCAGTTGATATTTTTATTGTGGCAATTTCTGGCCCTAAGTAACATTCACTTGGTCTAGGGCTTAAAAGGCCACAGAAGAAAAATCTAGTTCTAAGTGTTTAACTGAAACTTGCAACCAGTCCTATCTAATATGAAGCTTGTTGACTAATGGATCATAAAGCACTTAAACTGATTTAGAATTTAATTTCTGCAAACGAATTTTGCCTCTGCTTCACATAACTTATGTGCTTTcagttttttttattatgtgaatATTAAGTATTCCATATTGAACGAACAAGTGCACATTAAGTATTCCATATTGAATTTTGATCAGCTATAGATACAATGTAATAAGTTGCTGAATTTTATATCTCCATTCTTTTATAAGAAGATATGAAGCTCAGAGGCTTCAACTTTGAGAGAAAAAAGTTGGTGTTATTAAGATCCGTTAGATGTTTACTTGGACTTTTTTTCTTGTGGAACTTGCTGGATGTGGCTTCATGATAGGATGGTGAGTCATATGCCAGGTCATCGGGTGTTTAACCTATATCCCATACTATTTATCTTCTGCAGCACCTGGGACCTTCACTTTTATTTTCTGGTAATTCATTATCTTGAATTGTACATATGGTACTTCTTTTAGGTTTGGTTTTTAAATCTTTGATGCACTATTACCATAACATTTGGTTTTTGAGTCGTGATAATTGTTCTTTAATCATACTTTCTGTAACATCTCAGAGGTTATAACATCAGCTGAGTTCCATCCAACCCATTGTAATATGCTGGCATATAGTAGCTCAAAGGGCTCAATCCGGCTTATAGACCTGCGACAGTCGGCATTATGTGATAACCATTCTAAGATGTAAGTAATTTGTTTCTGCATGCAGCATACTGAATTTGGTCTCTATTTTGGAATGAATCTAAAATATATTGTGCTTGTTACTAGAATATATTTTAGCCTCAAAAATTTGATATCATCTTATATAGCTTGTGAGAGACTACCAACAGGTTCGAAGAACGAGAGGCACCTGGTTCAAGATCTTTTTTCACGGAGATCATTGCCTCGATTTCAGATATTAAATTTGCAAGGGATGGAAGGCACATCCTTAGTCGTGACTATATGACTCTTAAGGTACCCTCTTATGGTCTTGTACctgtttttaaaatattttttctgtcACTTCATTCCTGTAGAGCAGTCTAAAGACAAATAGTTTAAACCTAGACTATGCAAATCAAGCCCTATGCTTTCATCTACCAACTATAAAAGAACTTCATATGTTGAGCCACATGTTTAAGGAATAAATTCTCCGTTTTGTTGTTCAAGAAAATTGTTCTATCTACTTTTTACAATTCATGTTGGCAACCTTGGAGCACTTTCACTTCTTAGAGATAAATGAAAATAATCCATATTCacattattttttacttttttataattattttatgtaGCTGCCATACCCCCATCCACTATTTCGTTACTCTTCTATCATGTTGGTTATTCATCTTGCATGGTTTTTAGATTCATGGTTATAAAGGTTCATTTCGTAGTAAGAGCAATCGAATTAGGAATCCACCAATTAAGTAAATTGCATGTTGCAAATACTAAAATAGGAATTGTTGGTCTTTCAATGAATATTGCTTATGTCTCTTTCAATAAATCCTGGATCTTTTATGTTAAAAATCAGGATTTTACTTTAATCTTATGACCAGAATCAGCATAGATCATTTTCTTAGTAGAATGGAATCATGTGATcaatttctcttttattttgGAGACAATTGCAGATTGGCTAGGCCGCTATAGCTTGTCATAGATCAATTGGAACCTTGTCAGGCAATGGTCATTATTTTATGGAATTTGACCAGGATCAGCTAGGACTGGGAGGAATTTGTTGGCAGCAGTTGAAACTGGTTACCATTAATTGAATTACTCAAAACTTGATTCCCCAATTGAAACCATTGTGAATTGTGTTGATCAATTGACAACCAGCCAAAAGCAGTCATACTAACCATTTCTGTTAGAAATGGCTGGGCTTGGTATAACTAGGTATTGTTAAGTTTAGTTTATTGAAAATTACGGGTTTTTAAATCACAGCCAAGAAATGGAAAGATTAGAGAATCTTGTGAGTGATATTAGGAGCAATATGAAGATAGCAACACACTACCTATGTAAAATTTAAAACCATATCTACTTTTTACACTTAAGTGGCTTGTCTATGAAGATGATGATGCTATATATGCTAGTACAACATTGGTACGGAGACTTTCTCCTATGGCGGAACCAATGATGGACCAAAGGGGTGATGGTTCCtcccagtgattgcaaaaggcgctcgggcgctcgcctaggcgctcgggcgaggcgaggcgaggcccgagcgcctcgctaatgtcccaggcggcgcgcttcaaataggcgccgcctgggcgctcgcccgagcccaggcgctgggcgcttcgggcgagcgcctgggtaaactaaggcgaccgaaccagaattttaggtctggttcggtcctggttcgattgttagttggttcaatcgaaccaactaaaccgatataacccaaaccctaaccctaaccctaacccaacacttacctgctgccgctgccgctgccgctctcgatcccgatcccgatcccgatcccgatcccgatctcgtcgctcgctgccgctgccgctgctcgccgctgtcgctgctcgcgcctcccgcgagccctcccgcgagccttcccgctgctcgcgcctcccgcgagctctctcgctgctcgcgcctcccgcgagctctctcgctgctcgcgcctcccgcgagccctctcgctgctcgcgtctcccgcgagccctcccgcaagccttcccgctgctcgcgcctccctcgagccctcccgctgctcacgcctcccgcgagccctcccgctgctcgcgcctcccgcgagccctctcgcctcttgcgagccctcccgcgagccttcccgctgctcgcgcctccctcgaggcctcccgctgctcgcgccttccgctccctttccctttcccgctgccgccgctcgccgctgctgctgctgccgccgctcgccgctgccgccgttGCTGCCGTCGCTCGCTgctgctgcttcctcgtttctcctcagtatactcttaatattaagtttatttgaattttgaaatgattaattttctgttaatagattaataatatattattttgattttaatgttgttaatttttatttatttgaaattattgttataattatattatatatttttataatttagataattttaaataattatattatctatttttataattatattatatatttttataatttagcgcctcgcttcgctcgggcgagcgcctgggcgagcgcctagcgcctcgggcgtttgtggaccttggcgccttttagcgcctagcgctttttaaatcactggttcctCCCTTGGCGGTCAATGATGAGATTGAATCTCCAATCGTGGCATTGTTTCCAGCTTAGTTATCAGACCTGGATCAGACCAGATGGTCATATCAGAAAAACCAAAAATCAAACCATTGATCGATTTGATCCACTTATTGGATTGGATATGCTAAAAACCGAAATGAATGGACTAGCTTGGCCCTTTTTTGGACCTAGTGatataaaaagcgttaggcgccaaggtccaaaaacgcctgaggcgctaggcgctcggccAGGCACTCGCTCGagagaagcgagacgctaaaatataaaaatataaaaatataaaatataattaataaatataattatttaaaattttaaataaaaatatgctattaaattaagaaaatctaagatataaaatcaaaataatatattattaatctaataaatataaatactattattagtatactattaatagtatacagaaggagaaaaaggaagaggagtgtaagggggtgccgattgagaaaagaggaagcggcagcgggagcggcgacggcaacgagcagggttagggttgggcagcgacagctgatatcggttttagttggttcgattgaaccaactaaagcaccaagaccgaaccagacctaaaatcttggttcggtcacctggtttaacctaggcgctcgctcgaagcgcccagcgcctgggcttgggcgagcgcccaggtgacgcttctttgaagcgcgccgcctggaagtgaagtgaggcactcgggcctcgccttgcctcgcccgagtgcctaggcgagcgcctttttaaatcactgtttggACCACCATTTTAAAACAAGTCAGATCAAGTAAAACCTGTCCACTTTTGTAATATAATTAAGATTACTTAAATTCCCTCAACCTAAACTTTTCTTACTATTTATTCTTAAGGGTATTGAGTCAATCTTAATTTAGGGTTAAGGGGAGAAAGAAAGCATTCTTTTCTCATc harbors:
- the LOC103999309 gene encoding serine/threonine protein phosphatase 2A 55 kDa regulatory subunit B beta isoform isoform X1, with protein sequence MKGNGAEGAGPPAESSCPPPLEWKFSQVFGERIAGEEVQEVDIISAIEFDKSGDHLATGDRGGRVVLFERTDVKNYGSRKDMEKQDHSISRHPEFRYKTEFQSHEPEFDYLKSLEIEEKINKIKWCQTANHALFLLSTNDKTIKYWKVEEKKVKKISEMNVDAFQAVGNGSISSSSMTSPIGYLPNGGCSERPYGHFSYDLSFPPGGFPSLRLPVVVTSQETSLIARCRRIYSHAHDYHINSISNNSDGETFISADDLRINLWNLEISNQSFNIVDVKPANMEDLTEVITSAEFHPTHCNMLAYSSSKGSIRLIDLRQSALCDNHSKMFEEREAPGSRSFFTEIIASISDIKFARDGRHILSRDYMTLKLWDINMDSSPVAIFQVHEYLRPKLCDLYENDSIFDKFDCCLSGDGMHVATGSYSNLFRVFGCIPGCNEATTLEASKNPLRRQVQIPSRPARSLNSFRQGAESPGIDMNGNSYDFTTKLLHLAWHPSENSVACAAMNSLYMYYA
- the LOC103999309 gene encoding serine/threonine protein phosphatase 2A 55 kDa regulatory subunit B beta isoform isoform X2; translated protein: MKGNGAEGAGPPAESSCPPPLEWKFSQVFGERIAGEEVQEVDIISAIEFDKSGDHLATGDRGGRVVLFERTDVKNYGSRKDMEKQDHSISRHPEFRYKTEFQSHEPEFDYLKSLEIEEKINKIKWCQTANHALFLLSTNDKTIKYWKVEEKKVKKISEMNVDAFQAVGNGSISSSSMTSPIGYLPNGGCSERPYGHFSYDLSFPPGGFPSLRLPVVTSQETSLIARCRRIYSHAHDYHINSISNNSDGETFISADDLRINLWNLEISNQSFNIVDVKPANMEDLTEVITSAEFHPTHCNMLAYSSSKGSIRLIDLRQSALCDNHSKMFEEREAPGSRSFFTEIIASISDIKFARDGRHILSRDYMTLKLWDINMDSSPVAIFQVHEYLRPKLCDLYENDSIFDKFDCCLSGDGMHVATGSYSNLFRVFGCIPGCNEATTLEASKNPLRRQVQIPSRPARSLNSFRQGAESPGIDMNGNSYDFTTKLLHLAWHPSENSVACAAMNSLYMYYA